The uncultured Methanomethylovorans sp. genome contains a region encoding:
- a CDS encoding serine/threonine-protein kinase RIO2: MIDEVIKVFKQLDSKDIRILTGIEIGMKDYEWVPVENVMKFTRMTYDHLSFRLKKLGKLKMFAFTTVPYEGYQIYFEGYDALALHTFVQRKTISAIGNEIGVGKESVVLEAMKESELGIGDPEGVVIKFHREGRTSFTQVKRNRSHIGDREHMSWIYAARLAAKREADIISKLYPEVSVPKLIDYNRHAIVMEIAKGSLLYKTKLEDPQWFFDEILRQLKLAYAKGIIHADMSEYNTFVHEDGVQIIDWPQYVEPSHPHADELLERDISNILSFFKRKYELEAELESSVAYVKGQ, translated from the coding sequence ATGATAGACGAAGTCATCAAAGTGTTTAAACAACTGGATAGTAAGGACATACGTATCCTCACTGGCATAGAAATAGGAATGAAAGATTACGAGTGGGTGCCTGTTGAGAATGTCATGAAATTTACCCGCATGACATATGATCATTTGTCCTTTCGGCTCAAAAAGCTTGGCAAATTGAAAATGTTTGCTTTCACAACCGTTCCCTACGAAGGTTATCAGATATATTTTGAAGGGTACGATGCCCTGGCCCTGCATACATTTGTGCAGAGAAAGACTATTAGTGCCATTGGCAACGAAATTGGTGTTGGCAAGGAATCAGTTGTACTGGAAGCTATGAAAGAATCTGAACTGGGTATTGGAGATCCTGAAGGTGTGGTTATCAAGTTCCACCGGGAAGGTCGTACCAGTTTCACACAGGTAAAACGTAATCGCAGTCATATAGGTGACCGTGAGCATATGTCATGGATATATGCAGCTCGGCTTGCAGCAAAACGTGAAGCAGACATTATAAGCAAGCTCTATCCTGAGGTTTCTGTTCCAAAGCTTATCGATTACAATCGTCATGCTATTGTTATGGAGATCGCCAAAGGCTCCTTGTTGTACAAGACAAAGCTGGAAGATCCGCAGTGGTTCTTCGATGAGATACTCAGGCAATTGAAGCTGGCTTATGCAAAAGGTATCATACACGCTGATATGAGCGAGTATAACACTTTTGTGCACGAGGACGGTGTGCAGATAATCGACTGGCCACAGTATGTTGAGCCTTCACATCCACATGCCGATGAACTGCTGGAACGGGATATTTCTAATATTCTTTCCTTTTTCAAGCGCAAGTACGAGCTGGAGGCGGAACTTGAATCATCGGTGGCGTATGTAAAAGGCCAGTGA
- a CDS encoding DUF460 domain-containing protein, protein MHSGIIYGIDIAKGSSRAQLMPKYAVVILKEGQVHRHSMVSRNRILKMVQEDRPDYIAVDNIFELASDKDDLIRFLDRLPDSTKLIQVTGGLHQQPLLKLAQEHGISMNQFNPGDEAEACARLAAMSVGFEVSLFENVTRIKVSRARSLGRGGWSQNRYRRKVHGAVKEKSRLIEQILRKFSKDTGVTFTAKSIEGFGGYVRTDFIVNSSREKIPVHPSINADVQVNIRSVEREKIKYIPLIPSKRKYTIVGIDPGTTVGIAILSLSGDLLFSNSFRGMSHDQVVKLISDHGKPVIVATDVYPTPAAVEKIRRSFKAVLGSPGTELRAEEKIAMARPFGYSNDHERDSLAAAINTYRNYKNIFSRVEKKAPRFADLELIKYHVINGASIEEAIEKVTAVPVSTRSETTYVPGENINADEQTKRLQELVRQKNGQIHELKEYMQELKESNSEKDRSITEMKGRISKLKKAESLELRKQKEIRIRDTEISRLNTELKKSQQALQDSRHHIRKLKQIRKKEIKGEGLPVKVVTTFTKEAIQQTMDMYGIKKGDILLLEDSSGGAAGTAAILVEAGIRAVIIKDDISHAANDAFFQGNVAVLKNVVVHRFDDFATVGPNVLGQALSAWEEDAKKKRREQEHQHLASMLDEYRSERRRGLA, encoded by the coding sequence ATGCATAGTGGTATCATTTATGGGATTGATATTGCGAAGGGTTCCTCAAGGGCACAACTGATGCCCAAATATGCTGTGGTCATCTTAAAGGAAGGGCAGGTGCATCGCCACAGCATGGTCAGTCGGAATCGTATACTTAAGATGGTTCAGGAGGACAGGCCAGATTATATTGCAGTAGATAATATCTTTGAGCTTGCTTCTGATAAAGATGACCTCATACGTTTCCTGGATAGATTGCCAGACTCTACCAAGCTTATTCAGGTAACAGGTGGTTTACACCAGCAACCTCTCCTGAAGCTTGCACAGGAACATGGCATTTCTATGAACCAGTTCAATCCAGGCGATGAAGCCGAAGCATGTGCCCGACTTGCAGCTATGAGTGTAGGATTTGAAGTATCCCTTTTTGAAAATGTTACTAGGATCAAGGTAAGTAGGGCCAGGTCTTTGGGAAGAGGCGGATGGAGTCAAAACAGGTACAGGCGTAAGGTACATGGCGCTGTTAAGGAGAAAAGCCGCCTTATAGAGCAGATCCTGCGCAAGTTCTCAAAAGATACAGGCGTTACTTTTACGGCTAAGTCCATAGAAGGTTTCGGTGGCTATGTACGTACAGATTTTATAGTCAATAGCAGCCGTGAGAAGATTCCTGTTCATCCTTCCATTAATGCAGATGTACAGGTAAACATCCGCAGTGTTGAAAGAGAGAAGATCAAATATATTCCCCTTATCCCATCCAAACGTAAATACACTATTGTAGGCATTGATCCAGGCACTACGGTGGGAATAGCCATTCTTTCCCTGAGCGGTGATCTTCTTTTTTCCAACAGTTTCAGGGGTATGTCTCACGATCAGGTGGTCAAGCTCATATCAGACCATGGAAAACCCGTCATTGTTGCAACAGATGTCTATCCCACACCTGCAGCTGTGGAGAAGATACGTCGTAGCTTCAAAGCAGTACTTGGCAGCCCAGGTACGGAATTACGTGCTGAGGAAAAGATAGCAATGGCAAGACCTTTCGGTTATTCTAATGATCACGAAAGAGATTCTCTGGCTGCTGCCATTAATACCTATCGTAATTACAAGAACATTTTTAGCAGAGTGGAGAAAAAGGCTCCTCGGTTTGCAGACCTGGAATTGATAAAGTACCATGTCATTAATGGTGCTTCCATAGAGGAAGCTATAGAAAAAGTAACTGCTGTACCTGTTTCCACCAGGTCCGAAACCACATATGTGCCCGGGGAAAACATCAATGCAGATGAGCAGACAAAAAGGCTTCAGGAGCTTGTAAGACAGAAGAATGGTCAGATTCATGAGCTAAAGGAATATATGCAGGAACTGAAAGAATCTAATTCAGAAAAGGATCGAAGTATAACAGAGATGAAAGGCCGTATAAGCAAGCTGAAGAAAGCTGAATCTCTGGAGCTGCGTAAACAAAAAGAGATAAGGATACGTGATACAGAGATCTCAAGGCTTAATACAGAGCTTAAAAAGTCACAACAGGCTCTTCAGGATTCAAGGCATCACATCAGGAAACTAAAGCAGATACGTAAGAAAGAGATCAAAGGTGAGGGATTGCCTGTAAAGGTGGTAACAACTTTCACGAAAGAGGCTATCCAGCAGACAATGGATATGTATGGTATCAAAAAAGGAGATATACTCTTGCTTGAAGACTCAAGCGGAGGTGCTGCAGGTACAGCGGCTATACTGGTAGAAGCTGGTATAAGAGCTGTGATCATAAAAGATGATATTTCACATGCAGCAAATGATGCTTTTTTCCAGGGGAATGTGGCGGTTCTTAAAAATGTAGTAGTTCATAGATTTGATGATTTTGCTACCGTGGGGCCCAATGTTCTGGGACAGGCACTATCCGCATGGGAGGAAGATGCAAAGAAAAAGAGAAGGGAGCAGGAACATCAACATTTGGCTTCCATGCTTGATGAATATCGTAGTGAACGGCGGCGTGGCCTTGCTTGA
- a CDS encoding RNA methyltransferase, whose product MSLNFRVVLVEPLYQGNVGSVARAMKNFGFTDLAMVNPCPLEGEARAMSSHARDVLEGATITNRIEEAVAGANLLIGTTGITGSKFDEHIRIPAHVPRELKKHLEGYSGTIALLFGREDKGFTNDELRMMDMILTIPTSEIYPVMNMSHAVAVILYELSDVQAGETPFADPFDTKLLMEHITQVLDDIAYPAHKKEKTELMLKRIFGRARLIPREVQTLRGVLRRIQRNLDLNKKI is encoded by the coding sequence ATGTCTCTTAATTTCAGAGTAGTGCTCGTTGAGCCTTTGTATCAGGGAAATGTAGGCTCGGTGGCTAGGGCAATGAAGAATTTTGGTTTTACAGACCTTGCGATGGTAAACCCATGCCCACTTGAAGGAGAAGCACGTGCAATGTCATCTCATGCACGTGATGTACTTGAAGGTGCAACCATCACGAACAGAATAGAAGAAGCTGTTGCAGGTGCCAACCTCCTTATAGGCACCACTGGTATAACAGGCAGTAAATTCGATGAGCACATACGTATCCCAGCACATGTTCCCAGAGAACTGAAAAAACATCTGGAGGGATACTCCGGGACCATTGCACTACTCTTTGGCAGGGAGGATAAAGGTTTCACAAACGATGAACTGCGTATGATGGACATGATCCTTACCATTCCTACATCCGAAATCTACCCAGTGATGAACATGTCACATGCTGTTGCAGTGATACTATACGAATTAAGCGATGTGCAGGCAGGAGAAACACCATTTGCAGACCCTTTTGACACTAAGCTGTTAATGGAACATATTACCCAGGTGCTGGATGACATTGCTTACCCTGCACACAAAAAAGAAAAGACGGAACTTATGCTGAAAAGGATATTCGGAAGAGCACGCCTAATTCCAAGGGAAGTACAAACCCTAAGAGGAGTCCTGCGCAGGATACAAAGGAACCTAGATTTGAATAAAAAAATTTGA
- a CDS encoding DUF2148 domain-containing protein — protein sequence MIENPEIECISTLAREILVAARTAPKAKGKDDLVTGILEHDEQETLARFMEGMADERGDYFAFFKRDARNIREADAVVLMGLRNAGVVGLNCGACGYKKCDEMLEAQKVKTDFKGPQCSIKYMDLGIALGCAAAKAKDLCIDNRIFYSAGTAAIKAEMIKADIAMAIPLSVKGKNIFFDRK from the coding sequence ATGATCGAGAATCCTGAAATTGAATGCATCAGTACCCTTGCCAGAGAAATACTTGTGGCAGCACGCACAGCACCTAAAGCAAAAGGTAAGGATGACCTTGTAACCGGCATCCTTGAGCATGATGAACAGGAAACTCTTGCCAGATTCATGGAAGGTATGGCAGATGAAAGGGGAGATTATTTTGCATTCTTCAAAAGGGATGCAAGAAATATAAGAGAGGCTGATGCCGTGGTACTCATGGGTCTACGCAACGCAGGTGTTGTAGGACTTAATTGTGGTGCATGCGGATATAAAAAATGCGACGAGATGCTGGAAGCACAAAAGGTAAAGACAGATTTCAAGGGCCCACAGTGCAGTATCAAATACATGGACTTGGGGATTGCACTAGGATGTGCTGCAGCCAAGGCCAAAGACCTCTGTATTGACAACAGAATATTTTACAGTGCCGGTACCGCAGCCATTAAAGCAGAGATGATAAAGGCCGACATTGCCATGGCAATTCCTTTAAGTGTTAAGGGGAAGAACATTTTCTTTGACCGGAAGTAG
- a CDS encoding molybdenum cofactor guanylyltransferase, with translation MQRSGLILAGGKGTRLGEREKALLTYKDKTLLEKTIDVLGTVVDEVIISVRDQRQQEAFSKYVLNVKLLCDEHQETGPLGGMLEGMRGASGNYVFVVACDMPFIRSDVISFLFNEAVGHDAAIPMWNDGRKEPLHSVYKRERVIPAIERSIQQDDYCVMAAVSQLPDVSFVNMDRIQFMDRELVSFSNINTPADLEQIIKKGAYDHE, from the coding sequence ATGCAAAGGTCTGGACTAATATTAGCTGGTGGCAAAGGAACAAGGCTTGGGGAAAGGGAAAAAGCTTTGCTAACCTATAAGGATAAAACCTTGCTGGAAAAAACTATCGATGTCCTTGGTACGGTAGTAGATGAAGTAATCATTTCGGTAAGGGACCAAAGACAACAGGAAGCTTTCTCTAAATATGTCTTGAATGTAAAATTATTATGTGATGAACATCAAGAAACAGGCCCTCTTGGCGGAATGCTGGAAGGTATGCGGGGAGCATCCGGTAACTATGTATTTGTTGTGGCTTGTGACATGCCTTTTATAAGATCCGATGTAATCTCTTTTTTGTTTAATGAAGCAGTAGGTCATGATGCTGCCATTCCTATGTGGAATGACGGTAGAAAAGAGCCATTACACTCTGTTTACAAAAGAGAGCGAGTTATTCCTGCTATAGAGAGGTCTATACAACAGGATGATTATTGTGTGATGGCAGCTGTGTCGCAATTACCTGATGTTAGTTTTGTAAATATGGATCGAATTCAGTTTATGGACAGGGAGCTTGTATCCTTTTCCAACATCAATACTCCTGCAGATCTGGAACAGATAATTAAAAAAGGAGCTTATGATCATGAATAA
- a CDS encoding tetratricopeptide repeat protein, whose amino-acid sequence MDEQSFDDYWFKESFFSEDPEDKIACYDRILESHSEDPSLWNHDLIALIWGNKGIAYSYLGMHEKALECFDMALQHNKLDVDVWCNKGIVLFSLERYDEAIFCYNKVLDIDVSNESALFNKGIALAHIGKHEEAIACYSKLHKELEIDSKFAVIWYKKGIAYKSLGQLDDATKCFLKVLEIDPEHGGAIESLKRVTRKLKKTV is encoded by the coding sequence ATGGATGAACAAAGCTTCGATGATTATTGGTTCAAGGAAAGTTTTTTTAGCGAAGACCCTGAAGATAAGATCGCATGTTATGACAGGATCTTGGAATCACATTCAGAGGATCCATCTCTATGGAATCATGATTTGATAGCTCTTATTTGGGGAAATAAGGGTATAGCCTACTCCTATCTTGGTATGCATGAAAAAGCGCTTGAGTGTTTTGACATGGCTCTCCAGCATAACAAGCTTGATGTGGATGTGTGGTGCAATAAAGGAATAGTCCTTTTTAGCCTGGAAAGGTATGATGAAGCCATATTCTGCTATAATAAAGTGCTGGATATTGATGTCTCAAATGAAAGTGCCTTGTTCAATAAAGGCATAGCTTTGGCTCATATCGGCAAACATGAAGAGGCTATAGCTTGCTATAGCAAACTGCACAAAGAATTGGAAATTGACAGTAAATTCGCTGTGATCTGGTACAAAAAAGGTATAGCATATAAAAGCCTTGGGCAACTGGACGACGCTACAAAATGCTTTTTGAAGGTTCTTGAAATAGATCCCGAGCATGGCGGGGCAATCGAGAGCCTTAAAAGGGTCACACGTAAACTGAAAAAAACAGTTTAA
- a CDS encoding MBL fold metallo-hydrolase, whose product MKLRFLGACREVGRSALFLDDSIMLDYGIKMGEPPEYPVNGVRPQVVLLSHCHIDHSGLVPNLMDLEPDIFMTPPTADLANLLLRDSLKIAESTGVNAPYDAGDVHTFMYRTKTVDYRAKFYTHGYDVEFYDAGHIPGAACIYVTSKSRESLLYTGDINTSDTRLVSGAVDFPDADYLAIESTYFSKDHTSRKETEAAFIESLKSTLDIGGNVIIPAFAIGRTQEMLMLLDAHGIRPYVDGMGKDAYEIMIKHPSYLRNPTHLKRAYDNAIPVKSSKRDDVPMESSVIVTTSGMLNGGPVMYYLNKLYNDPKSKIMLTGYQVEGTNGRMALDTGIIENNGMLQQLRMKLEHHDFSAHAGDKELKAIVKDFCDRGTKAVFTMHGDNTEGFATWIEEEMGIKAYAPVTGEEFILH is encoded by the coding sequence ATGAAACTAAGGTTCTTGGGAGCTTGCAGGGAAGTCGGGCGGTCAGCCCTGTTCTTGGATGATAGCATCATGCTTGATTATGGGATAAAGATGGGTGAACCACCCGAGTATCCCGTTAATGGAGTCAGGCCACAGGTTGTGCTGTTATCTCACTGCCACATTGACCACAGCGGTCTTGTACCTAATCTCATGGACCTTGAACCCGATATTTTCATGACCCCACCTACTGCCGATCTTGCAAATCTACTACTTAGAGATAGTCTGAAGATCGCAGAGTCCACAGGTGTGAATGCGCCCTACGATGCCGGTGATGTACACACGTTTATGTATAGAACAAAGACAGTAGATTATCGCGCCAAATTCTATACACATGGCTATGATGTCGAGTTCTATGATGCAGGCCATATTCCTGGAGCAGCCTGCATCTATGTGACCTCAAAGAGCAGGGAAAGCTTGCTATATACAGGTGACATAAATACTTCAGACACCCGCCTTGTATCGGGAGCAGTGGACTTCCCAGATGCTGACTATCTGGCAATCGAAAGCACCTATTTCTCAAAAGACCACACATCCAGGAAAGAAACAGAAGCAGCTTTTATCGAATCTCTCAAGAGTACTCTGGATATAGGCGGTAATGTGATAATCCCTGCTTTTGCCATAGGCAGGACACAGGAGATGCTAATGTTACTGGATGCTCATGGAATCAGACCTTATGTGGATGGCATGGGCAAGGATGCTTATGAGATAATGATAAAGCACCCATCATACCTGCGTAATCCCACACATCTGAAGAGGGCATATGACAACGCCATACCTGTTAAAAGTTCAAAGAGAGATGACGTGCCAATGGAATCCTCAGTAATTGTGACGACTTCAGGCATGCTTAACGGAGGACCGGTCATGTATTACCTTAACAAATTATACAATGATCCGAAATCCAAGATAATGCTTACAGGGTATCAGGTAGAGGGAACTAATGGCAGAATGGCTTTAGATACTGGCATAATAGAAAATAATGGAATGTTGCAACAGTTAAGGATGAAACTTGAGCACCATGATTTTTCAGCTCATGCGGGAGATAAAGAACTTAAAGCCATTGTAAAAGACTTCTGTGACAGGGGTACCAAAGCTGTGTTTACAATGCATGGCGACAATACAGAAGGCTTTGCAACCTGGATAGAAGAAGAAATGGGTATCAAGGCTTATGCTCCGGTTACAGGAGAAGAATTTATTCTTCATTAA
- a CDS encoding transglutaminase-like domain-containing protein has translation MKAESTNIQDYIKRTDVIDYDNELILSKCHELENGTIDEIDLIKKIYEFVRDEISHSGDIGAQEVTYKASEVLGSGHGICCAKSHLLAALLRSFSIPTGFCYQNLCSDNDADRKVLHGLNAVYLKDFGIWIRLDARGNKEGVDAQFSTHEEKIAWPINKELGEEDNELIYTDPNSTVIEVMRRSKDRDELWTYWELCLKDLFDT, from the coding sequence ATGAAGGCTGAAAGCACCAATATTCAAGATTATATTAAAAGAACCGACGTTATAGATTATGATAATGAACTGATCCTTTCCAAATGTCATGAGTTAGAGAATGGTACAATAGATGAGATTGATTTGATAAAAAAGATTTATGAATTTGTAAGGGATGAAATATCTCATTCAGGTGATATTGGCGCACAAGAAGTTACATATAAGGCATCGGAGGTCTTGGGATCTGGTCATGGGATATGTTGTGCCAAATCCCACTTGCTTGCAGCTCTGCTGCGATCCTTTTCAATACCAACCGGTTTTTGCTATCAGAATCTTTGTTCGGACAATGATGCCGACAGAAAAGTTTTACACGGTCTTAATGCGGTATATCTGAAGGACTTTGGAATATGGATTCGATTAGATGCCAGAGGAAATAAAGAAGGTGTGGATGCTCAGTTTAGTACCCATGAAGAAAAAATTGCCTGGCCAATTAACAAAGAGCTTGGTGAAGAAGACAATGAACTAATATACACAGATCCAAACAGTACTGTGATTGAGGTTATGAGAAGAAGTAAAGATCGAGATGAATTGTGGACCTATTGGGAACTTTGTCTAAAGGACTTATTTGATACTTAA
- a CDS encoding DUF1638 domain-containing protein, translating into MPVMSIIACRILEEELFHVLSLKNAFNYLFIADTKEAKALARHLRKVNIPYAPLPLDKMPDMIRQTKSSCKSNIIRRLFIKYPHEEDFIVVVQILELGLHRDLKLLRRGVYTAIEQMSAYSDGILLFYGLCGNSLKNIENDLPDIRCPIYLLKDGDDNRVDDCISIALGGNRKYEEAFEACRGKGTLFFTPMWASNWKDVDAPANKQEDLATICNSFNRYHISRIVKIERDQQYDSAFEQNVRQFAEMFGVEVASVPGTSEIVEECYSNAKNAIMNEYKREYC; encoded by the coding sequence ATGCCAGTCATGTCAATAATAGCTTGCAGGATACTCGAAGAAGAGTTATTTCATGTCCTATCATTGAAAAATGCCTTTAACTATCTATTTATTGCAGATACAAAGGAAGCAAAAGCACTTGCACGGCACCTTAGGAAAGTTAATATACCTTATGCACCTCTGCCGCTGGACAAGATGCCTGACATGATCAGGCAGACAAAAAGTTCCTGCAAAAGCAACATTATTAGACGATTATTTATAAAGTACCCTCATGAAGAGGATTTTATAGTGGTGGTGCAAATCCTTGAACTTGGACTACACAGAGACCTTAAATTATTACGTAGAGGAGTATATACAGCAATAGAACAAATGTCTGCTTATTCAGATGGCATACTGTTATTCTACGGCCTGTGCGGTAATTCCTTAAAAAATATAGAAAATGATCTCCCAGATATCAGATGCCCTATATATCTGCTAAAGGATGGTGACGATAACAGAGTGGATGACTGCATAAGCATAGCTTTGGGCGGCAACAGAAAATATGAAGAAGCGTTCGAGGCATGCAGAGGAAAAGGCACATTGTTTTTTACTCCAATGTGGGCATCCAATTGGAAAGATGTGGATGCTCCAGCCAACAAACAGGAAGATCTGGCAACAATATGTAATTCATTTAACCGATACCATATAAGCCGAATTGTAAAAATAGAAAGGGATCAACAATATGATTCGGCTTTTGAACAAAATGTGAGACAGTTTGCCGAAATGTTCGGGGTGGAGGTCGCCTCCGTACCTGGAACCTCTGAAATAGTCGAAGAATGCTATTCAAATGCGAAAAATGCTATAATGAACGAATACAAAAGAGAATACTGTTAA
- a CDS encoding DJ-1/PfpI family protein translates to MKFAFIVYDDLTLLDFSGIYDPITRLKSMFFIKDLQYDVCALKETVRSFEGLELKPNKVNNNLSEYDYVFLPGGNGIMSLLNDNDFLTWIRSISSNTTMTAVCGGTLLLGAAGLLNGKRATTHPMLMNFLNKYTDKVSDMRIVEDGNIITARGVTASIDLGLYLCEKIAGIEVRTKIQKQMDYLAYNG, encoded by the coding sequence ATGAAATTTGCATTTATCGTATATGATGATCTAACTCTACTAGATTTTTCAGGAATCTATGATCCAATTACAAGACTGAAAAGTATGTTTTTCATCAAAGATTTGCAATATGATGTGTGCGCTTTAAAAGAAACAGTCCGATCATTTGAGGGGCTGGAGCTCAAACCAAATAAAGTTAACAATAATTTAAGTGAATATGATTATGTATTTTTACCGGGTGGAAATGGAATAATGTCCCTGTTGAATGATAATGATTTTTTAACATGGATACGAAGTATCTCTTCAAATACAACTATGACTGCTGTATGTGGAGGTACTTTATTATTAGGAGCTGCAGGATTATTGAATGGAAAAAGAGCAACCACACATCCAATGCTGATGAATTTCTTGAATAAGTATACAGATAAAGTTTCAGATATGAGAATCGTGGAAGATGGAAACATTATCACAGCCAGAGGTGTTACAGCATCTATTGATCTAGGATTGTACTTATGCGAAAAAATAGCCGGAATCGAAGTAAGAACAAAGATTCAGAAGCAAATGGATTATTTGGCATACAATGGTTAA
- a CDS encoding GyrI-like domain-containing protein, whose protein sequence is MTKIDLKKEMKQLYSSSAKEVSVVEVPSMSYLMIDGKGNPNTSQDYMDSIEALYAVSYNLKFLSKKGVNPTDYVVMPLEGLWWADNMAEFSIENKGTWKWTSMIVQPSFVTEAMFIQALEQVEKKKGLTALSRMRFEKYDEGSSAQIMHIGPYAAETPIICKLHKFIEDNGYSLRGKHHEIYLSDPRKAAPEKLKTIIRQPIK, encoded by the coding sequence ATGACAAAGATAGATCTCAAAAAGGAGATGAAGCAACTTTACAGTTCATCTGCAAAAGAAGTATCTGTAGTGGAAGTACCTTCAATGTCCTATCTAATGATAGATGGGAAAGGTAACCCTAACACTTCACAAGACTATATGGACTCCATTGAGGCACTGTACGCTGTGTCCTATAATCTAAAATTCCTTTCTAAAAAAGGTGTTAACCCTACAGATTATGTTGTTATGCCCCTTGAAGGTTTGTGGTGGGCAGATAACATGGCAGAGTTTAGTATCGAAAATAAGGGTACTTGGAAATGGACATCGATGATCGTGCAGCCTTCATTTGTTACTGAAGCAATGTTCATCCAGGCGCTTGAGCAGGTTGAAAAGAAGAAAGGCCTTACAGCTCTTTCCAGAATGCGTTTTGAAAAGTATGATGAAGGTTCATCTGCCCAAATAATGCATATAGGCCCCTATGCTGCTGAAACTCCTATTATCTGCAAGTTGCATAAGTTCATAGAGGACAATGGATATTCACTTCGAGGAAAACATCACGAGATATATCTGAGTGATCCCAGGAAGGCTGCTCCAGAGAAACTAAAGACTATCATCCGCCAGCCAATAAAGTAG